One Candidatus Cloacimonadaceae bacterium DNA window includes the following coding sequences:
- a CDS encoding formylglycine-generating enzyme family protein: MKKLSPLLMLLIMMTIVSCMNRELDNPMDPNNVLVTPTFSPAGGTYPTAQSVTLSCATSGATIRYTINNTEPTATSTVYSSPLTVSSATTIKAKAFKTGWTDSAIASATYTIGSIPVQMIYVPGGTFSNGTSNVTLSNFYIGKYEVTQTEYQAVMGSNPSNFHSVTNGPVERATWFNAIEYCNRRSMNEGLTPCYSYLTYGTNPMNWSAGWNTNDDNHTNVTCSWTANGYRLPTEMEWMFAARGGNQSNNYTYSGSNDINTVAWYFYNSGDTTHTVGTKAANELGTFDMTGNVWEWVWDIRGSYPSGSQTNPTGASSGPDRVVRGGSWDNSSYPCPVSYRNDYHATYSAYAIIGFRVCRVSP, encoded by the coding sequence ATGAAAAAGCTATCGCCTTTACTAATGCTGCTGATCATGATGACAATTGTCTCTTGTATGAACCGGGAACTTGATAACCCCATGGATCCCAATAACGTTCTTGTTACACCCACCTTCAGTCCTGCGGGAGGGACTTACCCAACGGCGCAGAGTGTGACTCTGAGCTGTGCCACCAGTGGAGCTACGATCCGCTATACTATCAACAATACAGAACCCACAGCCACATCAACTGTGTACAGCAGCCCGCTCACAGTCTCAAGCGCCACCACGATCAAAGCCAAAGCGTTTAAGACAGGCTGGACAGATAGCGCAATCGCCTCCGCTACATATACTATCGGGTCAATTCCCGTTCAGATGATCTACGTACCCGGAGGTACATTTAGCAACGGCACGTCCAATGTAACCCTTAGCAACTTTTACATCGGCAAATATGAAGTGACACAAACAGAGTATCAAGCAGTGATGGGCAGCAATCCATCGAATTTTCACAGTGTAACCAACGGACCTGTGGAGCGTGCAACTTGGTTCAATGCCATCGAGTATTGCAACCGGCGTAGCATGAACGAGGGTTTAACCCCCTGCTACAGCTATCTCACCTATGGCACAAACCCCATGAACTGGTCTGCCGGGTGGAATACTAATGATGACAACCACACCAATGTTACCTGCTCCTGGACAGCCAATGGCTACAGACTGCCCACCGAGATGGAGTGGATGTTTGCCGCGCGGGGAGGAAACCAATCCAACAATTACACCTACAGCGGCAGTAATGACATCAATACGGTGGCATGGTACTTTTACAATTCCGGTGATACAACTCATACAGTCGGCACCAAGGCAGCCAACGAGCTTGGCACTTTTGACATGACCGGTAACGTTTGGGAATGGGTTTGGGATATCCGCGGCAGTTATCCAAGTGGTTCGCAAACTAATCCAACCGGTGCCAGTAGCGGGCCTGACCGTGTGGTACGCGGCGGTAGCTGGGACAACAGTTCCTACCCCTGCCCCGTTTCCTATCGGAACGACTACCATGCGACCTACAGCGCCTACGCCATTATAGGCTTCCGCGTGTGTAGGGTTTCCCCTTGA
- a CDS encoding glutamine--tRNA ligase/YqeY domain fusion protein — protein MENKENSISEEKAPVSNFIRFIIDKDLASGKHSKVITRFPPEPNGYLHIGHAKSICLNFGLARDYGGICHLRFDDTNPVKEDVEYVNSIMDDVRWLGFDWQDKLFYASDYFDQLYAYAEDLILQGKAFVCDLSPEEMRAYRGTLTVPGRDSPFRNRKVEENLDLFRRMKNGEFAEGSRSLRAKIDMASPNLNMRDPVIYRIKKTEHHRTGEDWVIYPMYDYTHCISDALEHITHSICTLEFEDHRPLYDWFLDQLDVPCHPQQIEFARLNLTYTVMSKRRLLELVTTGIVCGWDDPRMPTIAGMRRRGFSPEAIREFSDRIGVAKANSIVDYDLLQFCVREDLNRRANRVMVVMDPIKLTIDYYPEDLIEELVADNNPEDETSGTRVIPFSKTLYIERDDFAENPSKGWFRLAPGAEVRLKHAYYVTCKDFVKDAEGNITEVICSYDPESRGGWTPDARKIKGTIHWVSAAHAIPIEVRLYDQLFTLADFNDIEEGKDFPDYQNPASLIVKTHCMAEPGLSLATSGERFQFMRQGYFCVDPDSNDERLVFNRITTLKDSWAKQQKRT, from the coding sequence ATGGAAAACAAGGAAAACAGCATCAGCGAAGAGAAAGCGCCGGTCTCAAACTTTATCCGCTTTATCATCGACAAGGATCTGGCAAGCGGCAAACACAGCAAAGTGATCACCCGCTTTCCGCCGGAGCCGAACGGCTATCTGCATATCGGTCACGCCAAATCCATCTGCCTGAACTTTGGTCTGGCAAGGGATTATGGCGGAATCTGCCATCTCAGGTTTGACGACACCAATCCCGTCAAGGAAGACGTCGAATACGTGAATTCCATCATGGATGACGTACGTTGGCTGGGCTTTGATTGGCAGGATAAGCTTTTCTATGCGTCGGATTATTTTGATCAGCTTTATGCCTATGCCGAGGATCTGATCCTGCAAGGCAAGGCATTCGTCTGCGATCTTTCACCGGAAGAAATGCGCGCCTATCGTGGAACTTTGACCGTTCCGGGACGCGATAGTCCGTTTCGAAACCGCAAAGTGGAGGAAAATCTCGATCTCTTCCGCAGGATGAAAAACGGAGAATTTGCGGAAGGCAGCAGATCTCTGCGTGCCAAGATCGACATGGCTTCTCCGAATCTGAACATGCGCGATCCCGTCATCTATCGCATCAAAAAAACGGAGCATCACCGCACCGGCGAAGACTGGGTGATCTATCCGATGTATGATTACACGCATTGCATCTCGGACGCGCTGGAACATATCACCCACTCCATCTGTACGCTGGAATTTGAAGATCACAGACCGCTCTATGACTGGTTTCTCGACCAACTGGACGTCCCCTGCCATCCGCAACAAATCGAATTTGCCAGGCTCAACCTCACTTACACGGTAATGAGCAAACGCCGCCTGCTGGAACTCGTGACCACCGGTATCGTCTGTGGATGGGACGATCCACGCATGCCCACGATCGCAGGAATGAGACGCAGAGGTTTCAGTCCCGAGGCGATTCGTGAATTCTCGGACCGTATCGGAGTAGCCAAAGCCAATTCCATCGTGGATTATGACCTGCTCCAATTTTGCGTGCGCGAAGATCTAAACCGCCGTGCCAACCGCGTCATGGTAGTGATGGACCCGATCAAACTGACCATCGACTACTATCCCGAGGACTTGATCGAAGAGCTGGTCGCGGACAACAATCCCGAGGACGAAACCTCCGGAACACGCGTGATCCCGTTCTCCAAAACACTCTATATCGAAAGAGATGATTTTGCGGAAAACCCCTCCAAAGGCTGGTTTCGCCTTGCTCCCGGCGCCGAAGTGCGTCTCAAACATGCCTATTATGTCACCTGCAAAGATTTTGTCAAAGATGCTGAAGGAAACATCACGGAAGTGATTTGTTCTTACGATCCCGAATCCCGCGGTGGTTGGACCCCGGACGCCAGAAAGATCAAAGGCACCATCCATTGGGTTTCCGCCGCCCATGCAATACCCATCGAAGTCCGTCTCTATGACCAGCTTTTCACCCTTGCCGATTTTAACGACATCGAGGAAGGAAAGGACTTTCCAGACTATCAAAACCCAGCTTCACTGATCGTGAAAACCCACTGCATGGCGGAGCCGGGATTGAGTCTCGCCACCAGCGGCGAACGCTTCCAATTCATGCGTCAGGGCTATTTCTGCGTGGATCCGGATAGCAATGACGAGAGACTCGTTTTTAACCGCATCACGACCTTGAAAGATAGCTGGGCAAAACAGCAAAAACGAACCTGA